ATACACTCCCATATCGACACCCCAAAACCAATCAGAGCGATCGCTCCAAATCTCTCGCAATAGGTTTAATAAAAGATTGGGAATGTCATTTTGGAGTTCGTTATCCACAGGCGTTTCATCGGAATCGGGTAGGTCTTCCGCAGTTGGCAAACGGTATTGAGAAGGTACAGTAACCATAGTTTTTTGGTACTTTACGTTGTCACTATTCTGACATGTTTTTTGCTTTATCGTGGCGATCGCAGAATGTCCAAAAACCATCAAATAGGGCAGCAATTCTCATTATGAAACCGATTTGGGTGTTTCCAGCGCCTTCGGCGCTGGAAACACCCAAATCGGTTTTTTGAAAGCCCACCAACGGGGGGCTTTCAAAAAACCGATTTTTATAATGAGAATTGCTGCAAATAGGGTCAGATTTCATCAGGATTGATGCCAAGCGATCGCAAATATGCGGCAAGTTTTTCTTTCTCATGACGCTCCTGTTGCGAAATTAACTTTTCTTGCTCAGCGATCGCCTCCGCCTGCAATCTTGCCTGTTGCTCAAAAGAACGCTCTAGCTCAGCCTGAAATCTCGCTCTTTCTGCCTCAGCATAGGAAAGCAAAACTTGATTAGAAACTGGATCGTAAAACCGAAAACCTCGATCTGGATATAAATGTAAATCCAACCCCAAGACTTCACTACGCAAGGACAATATATTGTCTGGTAAAACTGAAACTGCGATCGCTACATACTTACCTTGTTCTAACCGTATACCCTGCAAAGAATCAGGCTTTAGAAACTCTCCCGTCGGGTCATACTGAAAATATTCCTTCACTCCTAACCTACGATAAATTAGTGGATTCTCATCGCGGTCTTTTATTACAGTTCGCTTTGAAGTAATTTCTAAAACAAAATCTGGAGCTTTTCCACCTTCTTCATAGATTTTGTAACTTACACGGTCTTCCTGACTCATCCCAAATACCACAAATGTATCAGGCGCAATTCTTTTTTCGATATTATTGTCGAGATAACGGATAAATAGATTTCCAGATACATAGACATTTTTCCGTTTCTCAAACCATAACTGCAATGCTTCGGTTGTATAGCTAAGATTGCGTCT
This genomic stretch from Pseudanabaena galeata CCNP1313 harbors:
- a CDS encoding Uma2 family endonuclease yields the protein MTVSSDSLQDATRSKIIFIDAPDEDFEPMPEGDKQRRNLSYTTEALQLWFEKRKNVYVSGNLFIRYLDNNIEKRIAPDTFVVFGMSQEDRVSYKIYEEGGKAPDFVLEITSKRTVIKDRDENPLIYRRLGVKEYFQYDPTGEFLKPDSLQGIRLEQGKYVAIAVSVLPDNILSLRSEVLGLDLHLYPDRGFRFYDPVSNQVLLSYAEAERARFQAELERSFEQQARLQAEAIAEQEKLISQQERHEKEKLAAYLRSLGINPDEI